One part of the Ursus arctos isolate Adak ecotype North America unplaced genomic scaffold, UrsArc2.0 scaffold_16, whole genome shotgun sequence genome encodes these proteins:
- the LOC125281945 gene encoding DENN domain-containing protein 3-like, protein MQVVVLPCDVAHVSLKQGVSSPSSLDLEVLSVFVPPFVSKDDSQMAGAPSATLSKTRRRSFRKKRDKPKTEPWKGLPPEDISVPNGVDLLGLPQLCFPGGVYVASEPKEDCVHFLVLTDVCGNRSMPWLPSTPDPRTTSRVSTTARRTGSHPGRPRAWLAASDRSRCAWSPSSPTTTPSRTACPGEPVRCPRVCEATPGAGGGGRALVW, encoded by the exons ATGCAGGTCGTCGTCCTGCCCTGTGACGTAGCACAC GTGTCCCTGAAGCAGGGGGTCAGCAGCCCCTCTTCTCTCGATCTGGAGGTCCTGTCGGTTTTTGTGCCTCCTTTCGTCAGTAAGGATGACAGTCAGATGGCTGGCGCCCCCTCCGCGACTCTGAGCAAGACCAGAAGGCGCTCCTTcagaaagaagagggacaagcccAAAACGGAGCCCTGGAAGGGCCTCCCTCCTGAAGACATTAGTGTCCCCAACGGTGTGGACCTGCTTGGCCTGCCTCAGCTCTGCTTCCCAG GGGGCGTGTACGTGGCCTCCGAACCGAAGGAGGACTGTGTCCACTTCCTGGTGCTGACCGATGTCTGTGGGAACAGAAGTATGCCGTGGTTGCCCAGTACTCCCGACCCCCGCAC GACGAGTCGTGTTTCTACAACGGCAAGGCGCACTGGGAGCCATCCTGGCCGACCGCGGGCGTGGCTGGCTGCTTCGGACCGTTCTCGGTGTGCGTGGTCTCCAAGCTCCCCTACTACAACGCCCTCAAGGACTGCCTGTCCTGGTGAGCCCGTGCGGTGCCCGCGTGTCTGCGAGGCCACGCCTGGCGCTGGCGGTGGTGGGAGGGCTCTGGTTTGGTGA
- the LOC125281983 gene encoding proline-rich protein HaeIII subfamily 1-like isoform X1, whose product MTTWRGAPRPPPPDPACRSRPRPHGGPAPTGPRTPQPATPPWRPRPQEAPPPGRFRSTDRSLRGPGGWLWAAWVLCRRRCAGRGAGVGVGGPRRPSGVRPAGRSSQAAMAEAAPQHLALSSGLLESCALLGPSRDSLRGPEQEMTWFQLLLG is encoded by the exons ATGACGACCTGGCGCGGGGCCCCGCGGCCGCCCCCACCGGACCCCGCGTGCCGCAGCCGGCCACGCCCCCatggaggccccgcccccaccggacCCCGCACGCCGCAGCCGGCCACGCCCCCATGGAGGCCCCGACCCCAggaggcccctcccccggggaggTTCCGCTCCACCGACCGCTCATTGCGGGGACCCGGCGGCTGGCTGTGGGCCGCCTGGGTGCTGTGCAGGCGGCGctgcgcggggcgcggggctgggGTCGGGGTCGGCGGCCCCAGGCGCCCGAGTGGGGTGCGCCCAGCGGGCCGCAGCAGCCAAGCAGCTATGGCGGAGGCCGCACCGCAGCACCTGGCGCTGTCCTCAGGGCTGCTGGAGTCGTGCGCGCTGCTGGGGCCCTCCCGGGACAGCCTCCGCGGCCCCGAGCAG GAAATGACCTGGTTTCAGTTGCTTCTTGGGTGA
- the LOC125281983 gene encoding proline-rich protein HaeIII subfamily 1-like isoform X2: MTTWRGAPRPPPPDPACRSRPRPHGGPAPTGPRTPQPATPPWRPRPQEAPPPGRFRSTDRSLRGPGGWLWAAWVLCRRRCAGRGAGVGVGGPRRPSGVRPAGRSSQAAMAEAAPQHLALSSGLLESCALLGPSRDSLRGPEQIMAHPV, translated from the exons ATGACGACCTGGCGCGGGGCCCCGCGGCCGCCCCCACCGGACCCCGCGTGCCGCAGCCGGCCACGCCCCCatggaggccccgcccccaccggacCCCGCACGCCGCAGCCGGCCACGCCCCCATGGAGGCCCCGACCCCAggaggcccctcccccggggaggTTCCGCTCCACCGACCGCTCATTGCGGGGACCCGGCGGCTGGCTGTGGGCCGCCTGGGTGCTGTGCAGGCGGCGctgcgcggggcgcggggctgggGTCGGGGTCGGCGGCCCCAGGCGCCCGAGTGGGGTGCGCCCAGCGGGCCGCAGCAGCCAAGCAGCTATGGCGGAGGCCGCACCGCAGCACCTGGCGCTGTCCTCAGGGCTGCTGGAGTCGTGCGCGCTGCTGGGGCCCTCCCGGGACAGCCTCCGCGGCCCCGAGCAG aTTATGGCCCATCCTGTGTGA